In Nostoc piscinale CENA21, the genomic stretch CTGGTTATAATTCTGTGAGAGGTTTGAATGGGCAGTTAGGAATTAGATTTTAATTATTTCGGGCAATATGGGGTATTTTTTTAGTAAAATACTTTCTAAAAGTGGAAGATATAGACATCATCTTTGATTTTCGCCAAATACTTAGGCATCTGTAAGGTGGGCATTGACTAATAGATTATTAGTTAATCAAGAGTTGTGATGATTATGCCCACATTCATTACTATTTATTGCTGCTTGATTATGCCAAAAATCAGCCGTTTTTAATTATTTAAGTCTGATTTATTGCTAGAATATTAATACAAATCCTAATTATAACACAAAGCTTGAATTTCTTAGGTTTTTGAAAATTTGGATAGGAATTGATTTACTTAGGTTTCTGACTATTTTAAAATTGAATTAAGGCGGCGATCGCTAGACAAAATTTCCTGGCAATTCTACTATGATGCTCGGTAATTGGCCAGGGAGTTAAAAATTTAATTTCTGGGCAAATATGATCCCGCTCAATAGTAGGATGGCTTATAGCGATTATTTTAAGTGATGAATTGCAGCAGTATTTTATAACAAACTGCTGCACACACGTATTTCCTATCTCAAGATTAATGTTATTTATCTAACAGGCATCCCTTTATGGAACAAGGGTTAAGGTTACTTATCCAACTCGTACTAGAGTTTGCACCTGTAGTTGTCAATCTAGTACAAAAAAGAACAACAGAAGGTTTGACGACAACAAATTCTCAAATACCCCAATTTATCGAAGAAGTTATTGAATTTGTCAATATTACAACTAATAGTAAAAGTGCCGAAGATGAATTTCATCAAGAAAAAATATTGCAACAGCAATTAGCTGTTTATCAACGAGAAACACAATTACAAATAGCACAACAGCAAAGAGATACGTCTCTTCAGTTACCCGAAGTTAATAAAGTTTTAGATAGCTGGCCGTTAAGATTATATCCTTCGCAAATTTTAGAGACTCGGAATACAAGGACAAATATTCCCCTAAAAATTTTTCTAGCTCCTCCCCAAATTAAGTTTGATCAATTTGATTGTCATCCTGAAGAGATTTCGGAAGTTGAAAGAATTTTAGCCGAAGGTATCCGAGAATTTATTAATACCAATTATTCTTTGCATCACCCAACAAGACCAACAGAATTTTTAGCAGGCGCTTGGGATAGTAAACGTTTTCATAGTGAATCTAGTATTAAAGCTTTGTTTAGTCTGTTAAAGACAGAGCCAATTTTAATTTTAGAATCAGACCATGATGGGGATTATTTAAATTTTCGCATTGCTTATTGGGGTTTAGGGCAAGAAAATTATTTTTATAAAACTATCTCACGTTTACCATATAAAGAGATTTTACAAGAGTTTGCTAAAAGTCGGGCTTTAGAGTGGAAAAATATTAGAGATGAATTAATTAATTTAGGGGAAGACTTAGAAGAAATTAATCAATTAGGTGGTGATAATGTTCATAATTTAGCTCTTTTAGAAAAGACTGAGAAATGGCAAGCTAAAGGTATTGATATTAGTAAGTTATCTTTGAAATACCAAATAAATCAGCAGGATATTGCTAAGTTTTGTCAGGTATTAATTACTTGTCATTGTTTAGTTGCGGCTTGGGTAGCAGATGCTTATCACTTAGTCCATCATGATGTACCGCCATTATTACCGGAGTTATTACCTAGTTTTCTCAAAGATAAACTTGATTTGCCCACTGTACAGGCAATGTCAGAAGATAATATTTTGCAGGTGTATGCCGCAGGTTATCAGCAAGTTTATCAAGCTCTGGCAAAAGAGCGTCGATATTGGGTTCCGGAATTGGCTTTGCAATTAGCCCAGAGTTTATCACATTTACCCGATCGCACCTGGGCAGCAGAACAAGTAGATTATTCCATCAACACTTGGCTGGAATTACGTCAAGTTGTAACTCAGGCATTTCCCAATGCTCTAGAAGCGATGCAATCTGCCATCAAAATCGAAGATGAGGAATATATCTACAAACTACAGGAATATTTTATCGCAGTGGGCGATCGCCAAAGTGTTGCCTCTATAGAAAAAATTTTACAAGCGATCGCCACCCTTAAACAAAAAACGCCACCTCGAATCTCCCGAACTTATTTACACCTTAACTGGTCATTCCGGTAAAGTTGCATCTGTGGCTATTAGTCCCGATGGCGAAACTGTAGTGAGTGGTTGTGCAGACCAAACCATTAATATCTGGAATTTGCAAACCGGCAAACAAATCAGAACTATCTCCGGTAATTTAGGTGAAGTTTCATCGGTGGCTATTAGTCCCGATGGCAATTTTTTAGCGGTGGGGAGTTGTCAACATCCCAAAAGTAACGTCACAGTTTGGCATTTACAAACTGGTCAGTTAATTCACACTTTATTAGGGCATCAAAGACCAGTCAACGTCGTTAATATTAGTCCAGATGGGCAGATTCTCGCTAGTGGCAGTAATAAAATTAAAATCTGGAATCTACACAAAGGCGATCGCATTTGTACACTTTGGCATTCTTCATCTGTTCATGCTGTAGCCATCAGTCCTGATGGTAGCATTCTCGCCAGTGGTAGTTCCGATAGCAAAATCAGACTGTGGAACCCCCATACAGGCGATCCCCTCCGCACACTCATAGGTCATACAGGCGAAGTAAAATCAATTGTCATGAGTTTGGATGGACAACTGCTGTTTAGTGGGAGTGCGGATACAACGATTAAGATTTGGCATTTACTGACAGGTAAACTGTTGCAGACTCTCAACGGTCACTCAGATGAAGTGAAATCAATTGCCTTGAGTCCTGATGGTAAACTGTTATTTAGTGGTAGTAGCGATCGTACAATTCAGATTTGGCGAATTGCTACCAACGAAATTCTCTACACCCTCACCGGACATTCAGGAACCATCAATTCCCTCGCCCTCAGCCCCAATGGTAAGTTTCTTGTCAGTGGTAGTTCTGATAAAACCATCAAAATTTGGCAACTGACTACTCAAGAGTTAACCAGCTAAAAACTTGCTCAACAGTTAAAGTTAAATCAATATTGCTGAGAATTGGGAGTTGGGCTGTACCTGTCAGCATCTCAACTCGTTGGTTAGGAAAGATAGTCAAAATGTTCGCTTCATCTGGAAAAATCAACCAACCTAGTTCTGTGCCATTTTGGGAACAATGCAATAGTTTATTGAGAACGTTTCCAAAGCTTTGGTCGGGAGAGAGAATTTCTATAGCCCAGTCAGGATAAGTTTCAAAGCGGTTAGCAATTCTACCTGATGGTTCACGGGGAATGCGTTCCCAGCGAAACACAGAAATATCAGGAACTATCGCAGCACCTCCAAACACACAACGCAGTTCCGGGAAAGCTAGGGCAATTTTGGAAGTTTCAGCCACCGCATTAACAGTGGCGACAAGTTTACCTTGAAGGCGGCTATGTTCTCCTTGGGGCATAGGTTTTTGGCTAATTTTTCCGTTGATATATTCCGAGGCGGGTTTAGTTTCGGGGCGTTGTAGGAATTCTGCTAAAGTGCTGGACTGGACTACTGTAGTCATCGTTGTTCTTTGCTAAATTCTCTTACCTCTATTTTGCCTATAGCTGTATCAGAATATTTGGGGAATGTACTATTTCTTAGTGTTGTTCACAGCAAACTCAAGCAAATTATTTAAATGTTTTGTAAAGATAGCATGAAGATTTTACCCTGTGAGTATTTATCTTGATTCTAAATACAGCAGTTCTTCAGCATTTCAAAAGTAGAAATATGCTGTAATTTACGTCCCTGATGTTCTGTTTGGTTACTTACGCAACATTATTAGTCTCTGCTTATCAAAGGATTTTG encodes the following:
- a CDS encoding Uma2 family endonuclease, translating into MTTVVQSSTLAEFLQRPETKPASEYINGKISQKPMPQGEHSRLQGKLVATVNAVAETSKIALAFPELRCVFGGAAIVPDISVFRWERIPREPSGRIANRFETYPDWAIEILSPDQSFGNVLNKLLHCSQNGTELGWLIFPDEANILTIFPNQRVEMLTGTAQLPILSNIDLTLTVEQVFSWLTLE